In Lodderomyces elongisporus chromosome 1, complete sequence, a genomic segment contains:
- the PFY1 gene encoding profilin, required for normal timing of actin polymerization in response to thermal stress codes for MSWQAYTDNLTATGKLDKAALYSRAGDSLWAQTGSFQLQPNEITEIANGFDNASNLQSHGLHAQGQKYFLLRNDDRSIYGKHEAEGLICVRTKQAILIAHYPSGVQPGEATTIVEKLADYLIGVGY; via the coding sequence ATGTCTTGGCAAGCATACACAGATAACTTGACTGCTACTGGCAAACTCGATAAAGCAGCATTGTACTCGAGAGCAGGTGACTCATTATGGGCTCAAACTGGATCATTCCAATTGCAACCAAACGAGATTACTGAGATTGCTAATGGATTTGACAATGCTTCCAACTTACAGAGTCATGGTTTACATGCACAAGGTCAGAAATACTTTTTGTTGAGAAACGATGATAGATCGATTTACGGTAAGCACGAAGCCGAGGGTTTGATTTGTGTTCGAACCAAGCAAGCGATATTGATTGCTCATTACCCTAGCGGAGTGCAACCTGGTGAAGCTACTACCATTGTTGAGAAATTGGCTGACTACTTGATTGGGGTAGGATACTAA